The Gemmatimonadaceae bacterium DNA segment TTCCCCAATCCCGCCGCACTTGCCTCGCCACCGGTGAAACTCAGCGCTGCCATTGCAAGCACGAGAGCAGAAAGAAGACGGACTGTTCGCATACCCCCCCCCCCTAATTAGAAGTTACACGAGAAGGTGAGGTTCTGCGCCAACTCTGTCAAGCGTTTCTCGAGTGGTGTGCGGTGGTCGACCCAGCACAATGACCTAGGTCGATCTTCGATTCTCGCGCACCAGCATCGCGAACTGGCTTCGCGACCAGAGGCCGAGACACTTCCGGGAAATCAGAACCTTCCCCTCCAACGTGTTGCGTTGAACACCACGACTCAGACTCGACGAGCGTACCCCAGCTAACCGAGAAAAGCGGGGCGGACCGTAGTATCGGCCCGCCCCGCCTAGCTTCCGTCATCCGTCTTCCGTCGACTTACCAGCGATAGTGCGCGAACGCCTTGTTCGCTTCCGCCATCCGGTGCGTGTCTTCCTTCTTCTTGATGGCGTTGCCCTCGCCCTTCGCGGCAGCGAGGACCTCGGCGGCCAGCTTCTCGGCCATCGACTTCTCGTTGCGCTCGCGCGAGTAGAGGATCAACCAGCGCATCGCCAGCGCGGTGCGGCGGTCCGGGCGGACCTCGACGGGCACCTGGTAGGTGGCACCGCCGACGCGGCGGGACTTCACCTCGACGACCGGCTTGAGGTTGGTCAGCGCCTGCTTGAAGACCTGCACGCCCGGCTGCTGCGCCTTGGCCTCGACGACGTCCATCGCGCCGTAGAAGATGCGCTCGGCGGTGGACTTCTTGCCCTGGTACATCAGGACGTTGATGAACTTGCTGACAGTCTGGCTGTCGTAGCGCGCATCCGGGAGGATGCTGCGCTTCACGGCACTCTTGCGGCGGCTCATTTACTTCTTCCCTCCAGCCGGGGCTCCAGCCTTCGGCTTCTTGGTCCCGTACTTGGAGCGGCTCTTGTTGCGCCCGTTGACGCCGGAGGCGTCGAGCTTGCCGCGCACGATGTGGTAGCGCACGCCCGGCAGGTCCTTTACACGGCCACCGCGGATGAGCACGATCGAGTGCTCCTGCAGGTTGTGGCCCTCGCCGGGGATGTAGGCGGTGACTTCGAAGCCGTTGACGAGACGCACGCGCGCGACCTTACGCAGCGCGGAGTTCGGCTTCTTGGGGGTGGTGGTGTACACGCGCGTGCACACGCCACGCTTGAACGGATTCTCCTTCAGAGCCGGCGCCTTATCCTTCTTGACGACTGCCTTGCGGCTCTGCCGGACGAGTTGGTTGATCGTCGGCATCGTACCCTTGGTGTTCGGACTTCTGTAACTACGTGGATCGCCCGGTCGGGCGGCACGGAACAGAGCCTTGGAAGCTAGCCGGACCAGCGCCGATGGTCAACCGGGCGAACCTGCGGCCGATGGGGGCGTATCATATGGAACATATGCCCGCCACCCCGAGGGTCCTCATCGCGTCCGCCGCCGTGGCGC contains these protein-coding regions:
- the rpsL gene encoding 30S ribosomal protein S12; translation: MPTINQLVRQSRKAVVKKDKAPALKENPFKRGVCTRVYTTTPKKPNSALRKVARVRLVNGFEVTAYIPGEGHNLQEHSIVLIRGGRVKDLPGVRYHIVRGKLDASGVNGRNKSRSKYGTKKPKAGAPAGGKK
- the rpsG gene encoding 30S ribosomal protein S7; the encoded protein is MSRRKSAVKRSILPDARYDSQTVSKFINVLMYQGKKSTAERIFYGAMDVVEAKAQQPGVQVFKQALTNLKPVVEVKSRRVGGATYQVPVEVRPDRRTALAMRWLILYSRERNEKSMAEKLAAEVLAAAKGEGNAIKKKEDTHRMAEANKAFAHYRW